A genomic stretch from Vanrija pseudolonga chromosome 6, complete sequence includes:
- the DGAT2B_1 gene encoding Diacylglycerol O-acyltransferase 2B, which yields MASSMTSSPPSSTSSLSSSAEHADHDHHHIDSPIESPSHIITELAPCPDNEAGGLRLRLSTAVADATIDATPGKAQDSPRNKETSTNNSAVAAAVAGHHTKTKHKSKPKSSRLKSPILDALKLPPLSEISIPRPVQIKFAPLHIPPHRRLQTAAVATFALLLPITLILYLFALSFPCTWPVLVPYTIWALYIDKAHIHGGRPKEWARRLSLWKFFAQSNFSIPVYREILMFQGISSVSRRSCHNILSKGAGSAIAIVVGGAAESLSAHPGTHDLTLKRRFGFIKVAIREGANLVPVFSFGENDIYEQLANEKGSTVFKLQKQFQRVFGFTLPLFHGRGIFNYNYGLMVYVPPEEQDEVDLGWMREALVMAEEALDNDEVPVGCVFVKHGRAIARARNRTNEWRNATLHAELEAIDHLLPFNPAPLSEITLYVTVEPCVMCASALRQIGIGRVVYGCGNDRFGGCGSVLDVSTSDLLDTHKAYDAVGGYYREEAIMLLRRFYMSENQNAPNPKKKSTRVLKTDIPPPPSAGTTPGSSRPPSAAPGREDEEEGAATVVPQAVGRQGLPIGSTLASTPRGMTPAP from the exons ATGGCGTCGAGCATGACCTCGTCACCCCCGAGCTCCACCAGCTCACTCTCATCATCAGCAGAACACGcagaccacgaccaccaccacattGACAGCCCGATCGAAAGCCCTTCCCACATCATCACAGAGCTCGCACCCTGCCCGGATAACGAGGCGGGCGGACTCCGTCTCCGTCTCTCCACCGCCGTGGCCGACGCGACCATTGACGCGACACCAGGCAAGGCTCAGGACAGCCCAAGGAACAAGGAGACCTCCACCAACaacagcgccgtcgccgccgccgtcgctggtCACCACACGAAGACAAAGCACAAGTCCAAGCCAAAGTCGAGCAGGCTCAAGAGTCCGATCCTGGATGCGCTCAAACTCCCACCCCTCAGCGAGATCTCGATCCCGCGCCCAGTTCAGATCAA GTTTGCACCATTGCACATTCCTCCCCACCGTCGCCTGCAGACCGCGGCCGTAGCAACCTTTGCGTTGCTTCTCCCCATCACGCTCATCCTCTACCTCTTTGCATT GTCATTCCCGTGCACATGGCCAGTCCTCGTTCCATACACCATCTGGGCGCTCTACATCGACAAGGCACACATACACGGCGGCCGTCCAAAGGAATGGGCACGCCGTCTTTCCCTGTGGAAGTTCTTTGCCC AGAGCAACTTCAGCATCCCCGTCTATCGCGAGATCCTCATGTTCCAGGGCATCAGCTCGGTGTCGCGCCGTTCATGCCACAACATTCTGTCCAAGGGCGCCGGCAGTGCAATTGCGATTGtcgtgggcggcgccgcagaGTCGCTCTCCGCCCACCCCGGCACCCACGACCTGACCCTCAAGAGACGGTTCGGTTTCATCAAGGTGGCTATCCGCGAGGGTGCCAACCTGGTCCCTGTGTTCTCCTTCGGCGAAAATGac ATTTACGAACAACT TGCCAACGAGAAGGGCTCGACTGTGTTCAAGCTCCAGAAGCAGTTCCAGCGAGTCTTCGGCTTCACGCTCCCTCTGTTCCACGGCCGTGGTATCTTCAACTACAACTACGGTCTCATG GTGTACGTCCCACCAGAAGAgcaggacgaggtggacctCGGCTGgatgcgcgaggcgctggtcATG GCCGAAGAAgccctcgacaacgacgaagTGCCCGTCGGCTGCGTGTTCGTGAAGCACGGCCGCGCAATTGCGCGTGCGCGGAATCGGACAAACGAGTGGAGAAAT GCCACCctccacgccgagctcgaagcAATCGACCACCTGCTGCCCTTCAACCCTGCCCCGCTGTCGGAAATCACGCTCTACGTGACCGTCGAGCCGTGCGTCATGTGCGCCAGCGCGCTGCGGCAGATCGGCATCGGGCGCGTGGTGTACGGGTGCGGCAACGACCGCTTCGGGGGGTGCGGgagcgtgctcgacgtgagCACCtccgacctgctcgacacgcACAAGGCGTACGACGCCGTCGGGGGGTACTATCGCGAGGAGGCGATCATGTTGTTGCGCAGGTTTTACATGAGCGAGAACCAGAACGCGCCCAAccccaagaagaagagcaCGCGCGTGCTCAAGACGGACATTCCTCCGCCGCCTAGCGCGGGGACGACGCCGGgcagctcgcgcccgcccagcgcggcgcctggccgcgaggacgaggaggagggggccgCGACCGTGGTGCCGCAGGCTGTTGGACGGCAGGGGCTGCCGATCGGATCGAcgctcgcgtcgacgccgcgcgggaTGACGCCCGCGCCATGA
- the ATP11 gene encoding Protein ATP11, mitochondrial has protein sequence MIRSALRLPAQYAASSSSRVSARAFATSAVWANANSDLVKRLEEQLTPREAVERKRKEMEAKYGDKLTKRVKEEGVSNLDALKERVVAPSVLAKIKAKKYREEEAAKAEKARLEEEEQRVAATAAKAEASAEKRDAARKAQAEGDRSGVKPLSSIINLPLILMTPHDAAAIGEIWNTYHRTHPTLASSFLSASMPLATYESIVSLARENPFFVLPLPRGKDGGESSFEMFYVQWLFHPAPSAPPTTDPKADAPLPPVTSAIFTPLEEFKKAGEWAQPFLTLTFYPDLGNTHSTVLLRGEISPVSAAGPAGSAENPGFLLSQQEAQLLDLALQRFYCAGLGAANEDSVQRDDRLKRGQALRDFREKPQEWDWQGLIQMAYGGLA, from the exons ATGATCAGATCAGCCCTCCGCCTTCCGGCGCAGTacgctgcgtcgtcgtcgtcgcgcgtctcggcgcgcgcgttcgcgacctcggccgtctGGGCCAACGCCAACTCGGACCTCGTCAAGCggctcgaggagcagctgacgccgcgcgaggccgtcgagcgcaagcgcaaggagaTGGAGGCGAAGTACGGCGACAAGCTCACGAAGCGCGTCAAGGA GGAAGGCGTGTCCAACCTCGATGCGCTCAaggagcgcgtcgttgcTCCCAGCGTCCTGGCCAagatcaaggccaagaagtaccgcgaggaagaggccgccaaggctgaGAAGGCCCGTctggaagaggaggagcagcgcgtggcagcgacggcggccaaggctgaGGCAAGCGCTGAGAAGCGGGACGCAGCACGCAAGGCacaggccgagggcgaccgcTCCGGTGTCAAG CCATTGTCGTCTATCATCAACCTTCCCCTCATCCTCATGACaccgcacgacgccgcggccatcGGGGAGATCTGGAACACGTACCACCGCACCCACCCGACCCTCGCGTCGTCATTCCTGTCCGCCTCGATGCCACTAGCGACTTACGAGTCGATTGTGTCTCTGGCACGGGAGAACCCATTCTTCGTGCTCCCTCTCCCGCGTGGAAAGGACGGCGGTGAGAGCTCGTTTGAGATGTTCTATGTCCAGTGGCTCTTCCACCCGGCACCAAGTGCGCCCCCAACGACGGaccccaaggccgacgcACCGCTGCCTCCCGTCACAAGCGCAATCTTCACCCCGCTCGAGGAGTTCAAGAAGGCCGGCGAGTGGGCCCAGCCCTTCCTCACCCTCACGTTCTACCCCGACCTCGGGAACACGCACAGCACCGTCCTGCTCCGCGGCGAGATCTCGCCCGTGTCCGCTGCGGGGCCCGCGGGGAGCGCCGAGAACCCGGGCTTCCTCCTTAGCCAGCAGgaggcgcagctgctcgacctcgcacTCCAGCGCTTCTACTgcgccgggctcggcgcggcgaacGAGGACTCGgtccagcgcgacgaccgcctcAAGCGCGGACAGGCGTTGCGCGACTTCCGCGAGAAGCCGCAGGAGTGGGACTGGCAGGGCCTGATCCAGATGGCGTACGGCGGCCTCGCGTAG
- the FCY22 gene encoding Purine-cytosine permease FCY22 encodes MSDADSEKGRVPHPEEDLSRKVYPAGFVGTAYRTMDFLVEHGVEERGIQPRPEDDREKLTTWSYIQQYVFWSALNTNILSFSEGMLGPSLFGLDFKTTVLVVVLFNIVMCAPPAWLATNGPRTGMRQMVQARYGMGFVPAMVISLANCMTLLGYLSLTTILGGQCLSLASDSSMSWTVGIVVVALIGVFLSFIGLRALHYLSLTSLPVVFLLYVVLLGVTGSKLHLVNSEVAKAATKVTASGVLGFGASQVGFSVSYAGIASDFTTLLPPKTPRLPLFLAVYAGLFFPIVLIQLFGAALMLVAYNIPRWEAAAGVAAPNLLFTVTGESHAARFVMVLFSLSVVANVAPTIYSCGLSGQVVLPFLTRVPRYFLAILVIAIVLPVAIIGSTHFVDVLSNFLAVLGYWTALYLPPAILEPLLFRNPVNTTTFPVEIWNKIGKLPIGLAFIASSCAGIPLAAAGMSQTWWNGWIARKIPGGDGDLGFELTFAVVTLVFVPLRYLERKYTGR; translated from the exons ATGTCCGACGCAGACAGCGAGAAGGGCCGCGTGCCGCACCCCGAGGAAGACCTCAGCCGCAAGGTCTACCCGGCGGGCTTTGTCGGCACAGCGTACCGCACGATGGACTttctcgtcgagcacggcgtcgaggagcgcggcatCCAGCCGCGGCCCGAGGAT GACCGCGAGAAGCTCACGACGTGGTCTTATATCCAGCAGTATGTCTTCTGGTCGGCGCTCAACACGAACATTTTGTCG TTCTCCGAGGGCATGCTCGGCCCGTCCCTCTTCGGGCTCGACTTCAAGACgaccgtcctcgtcgtcgtgctgtTCAACATCGTCATGTGTGCCCCGCCTGCGTGGCTCGCGACCAACGGCCCGCGCACGGGCATGCGCCAGATGGTGCAGGCGCGCTACGGGATGGGCTTTGTGCCCGCCATGGTCATCTCGTTGGCCAACTGCATGACCCTGCTCGGGTACTTGAGCCTGACGACGATTCTCGGCGGGCAGTGCCTTTCGCTCgcgagcgactcgagcaTGAGCTGGACGGTTggcattgtggtggttgCCTTGATTGGTGTCTTC CTCTCGTTCATCGGCCTCCGCGCCCTCCACTACCTCTCCCTCACGTCCCTCCCCGTCGTGTTCCTCCTCtacgtcgtcctcctcggcgtcaccggCTCCAAgctccacctcgtcaacagcgaggtcgccaaggccgcgaCAAAGGTcacggcgtcgggcgtgCTCGGGTTCGGCGCGAGCCAGGTCGGCTTCTCGGTGTCGTATGCTGGTATTGCGAGCGACTTT ACAACCCTCCTCCCACCCAAGACCCCCCGCCtgcccctcttcctcgccgtctaCGCTGGCCTCTTCTTCCCCATTGTCCTCATCCAGCTCTTCGGCGCGGCCCTCATGCTCGTCGCGTACAACATTCCCCGCTGggaggctgccgccggcgtcgcggccccCAACCTCCTGTTCACCGTCACGGGCGAgagccacgccgcgcgcttcGTCATGGTCCTCTTCTCGCTCAGTGTGGTCGCCAACGTCGCGCCCACCATCTACTCGTGCGGCCTCAGCGGCCAGGTCGTGCTCCCCTTCCTCACCCGCGTGCCGCGCTACTTCCTCGCCATTCTCGTGATCGCTATCGTGCTCCCCGTGGCCATCATCGGCTCGACCCACTtcgtcgacgtgctctcCAACTTCCTCGCAGTTCTCGGCTACTGGACAGCCCTGTACCTCCCTCCGGCTATCCTCGAGCCGCTCCTCTTCCGCAACCCCGTCAACACGACGACGTTCCCAGTTGAGATTTGGAACAAAATCGGCAAGCTTCCGATTGGCCTCGCCTTCATTGCCAGCTCGTGTGCC GGAATCCCCCTTGCGGCTGCTGGAATGTCGCAGACGTGGTGGAATGGCTGGATTGCGCGCAAGATTCCGGGCGGAGA TGGCGACCTCGGCTTTGAGCTGACCTTTGCCGTCGTGACCCTCGTGTTTGTTCCCCTCCGATACCTCGAGCGCAAGTACACTGGCAGGTAA